From a single Nicotiana tomentosiformis chromosome 2, ASM39032v3, whole genome shotgun sequence genomic region:
- the LOC138905453 gene encoding uncharacterized protein yields MAESSYCPLAIQGSSIGYSSHQGQTSGQQSTVPRGCFECGDLSHVQKFCPRLRGKAVHQSQQPMITAPTAPPTVRPPKGGGKVGKGRPRGRNQLGGSQSDGASVRFYAFSARPYAVALDTVITSIIYVCSRDASVLFVPGSTYSYVSFLFAHFLGVPRKSLSTLVYVLIPVGDSVIVD; encoded by the coding sequence atgGCAGAGAGTTCTTATTGtccactagctattcagggttcctctatTGGGTATTCtagccatcagggtcagacttcaggccAACAGTCCACCGTACCAAGAGGTTGTTTCGAATGCGGGGATCTCAGTCATGTGCAGaagttctgccccaggcttcggggcaaggcagtacatcAGAGTCAAcaacctatgattacagcaccaactgCCCCACCAACCGTCCGGCCGCCCAAAGGCGGAGGGAAGGTGGGTAAGGGACGACCTAGAGGTAGAAATCAGTTAGGTGGAAGCCAGTCAGATGGAGCTTCAgttaggttctatgctttttcggccagaccataTGCAGTGGCCTTAGAtaccgtgatcacaagtattatttatgtctgcagtagggatgcttcagtactatttgtcccaggatctacatattcatatgtttcatttctgtttgctcatttcctaggtGTTCCTCgaaagtccttgagtactcttgtttatgtactcattcccgtgggcgattctgttattgtagattag